Proteins from a genomic interval of Chryseobacterium indologenes:
- a CDS encoding response regulator transcription factor has translation MKINKILIVEDEKPNADRLKRLLLKLRPHLEILSVEDSITSTVDWLQNNVVPDIIMMDIRLADGLSFEIFNKHEIKSAVIFTTAYDEYAVQAFKYNSVDYLLKPIEEDELDAALKRYETFMESVPVVGSAIEGLLNYLQPKDYRKRFLIPHRDGYKTVLAEDILYFYTELGISKAMLNSGIIENIPQTLEELEKQLDPKIFFRANRQFIIHIDSVKQVFNHFNGKLKLELRKQPDMEVIVSREKASIFKSWMDY, from the coding sequence ATGAAGATAAATAAAATTTTAATAGTCGAGGATGAAAAACCCAATGCAGACAGGCTCAAGAGACTTTTGCTAAAGTTAAGGCCCCACCTCGAAATATTATCTGTAGAAGACTCCATTACCTCAACAGTAGATTGGCTGCAGAACAATGTTGTTCCGGATATTATTATGATGGATATCCGTCTTGCCGATGGACTGAGCTTCGAAATATTCAATAAACATGAAATAAAAAGCGCTGTTATTTTTACCACCGCTTATGATGAGTATGCTGTACAGGCTTTTAAATATAACAGTGTCGACTACCTTTTAAAACCTATTGAAGAGGATGAGCTTGATGCCGCCCTGAAACGCTATGAAACCTTTATGGAATCCGTGCCCGTTGTAGGGTCAGCCATCGAAGGCCTGCTCAATTATCTTCAGCCTAAAGATTACAGAAAACGTTTCCTTATCCCGCACAGAGACGGATATAAAACGGTTTTAGCCGAAGATATTCTCTATTTTTACACTGAATTGGGAATCAGTAAAGCCATGCTGAACAGCGGAATTATTGAAAATATTCCTCAAACTCTGGAAGAACTTGAAAAACAACTCGATCCAAAAATATTTTTCCGGGCTAACAGACAGTTTATCATTCATATCGATTCTGTAAAGCAGGTGTTTAATCACTTTAATGGAAAGCTCAAGCTGGAACTTAGAAAACAACCGGATATGGAAGTGATTGTAAGCCGGGAAAAAGCTTCTATTTTCAAATCATGGATGGATTATTAA